ACTGTTAATCGGTTTATATTTAATTTTAGAAGCGATACTTTAAAGGAAAGTGTGTTGTTATGAAAAAGCAAATTCGCATTTACCATACGAATGATATCCATAGTCATTTTGATAATTATCATGCGATTGTCGAGTACATAAAACCGCGTAAAGATGAAAATACACTTTACGTTGATATCGGAGATCACGTCGATAGAAGTCATCCGTATACAGAAGCTACGATTGGTAGAGGTAACGTCGAACGTCTAAATGACGCACTCTGTGACGTCGCAACGATCGGTAACAACGAAGGTATAACGTTAACTAAAAGTGAATTAAAAAATTTATATAATGAAGCGGATTTCGAAGTGATTTGTGCGAATCTTCGCGATGAACATGGGTTATTATTCCCACCGTACACGATTAAAAGAATCGGCGATATCCGTATTGGCTTTATTGCCGCAACTGTTGAGTTTACACCGTTTTATAAAGCACTCGCGTTAGATGTTGAAGGCGCGTTTTATTACATTAAAGAATACTTAAAAGAAATGAAACGTCACTGTGACGCCGTTGTGATGTTGTCACACTTAGGTAAATATGACGACGAGAGACTTGCAGAAGAATGTCCAGAAATTGATGTAATTATCGGTGGACATACGCATCACACACTCCCAGAAAATTATAAAGTAAACAAGACGACGTTAACTGCAGCCGGACGATTCGGAGAGTATTTCGGTTGTGTCGATTTAGAATTTACGGATTATAATTTAACAGACGTTTCAACGCGTTTAATTGAAACGGATCTATTATCAAACCGCTACGACGAATTTTATGACGTCGGAAAAGAGATGCTAAATACAACTGTAAAGCACGATGTACTAGCAATTGAACGGACACTATATACGATGAACTGGTTTACGTACACGTTATTACAGATGATTCAAAAGTATACACAGACTGACATTTCTATCATTCACGCAGGGTTAATCGCTGCAGAATTTAGAGGCGGGGAAATGACGAAATACCACGTTCATAAAGTATTACCCCATGCTATTAATCTAATTAAAGTAGAGATGACAGGGCGCGACTTAAAAGATATGTACTATACGGCAAGCGCTCAAGAATATAAAGATGAAATTATAAAAGGACTCGGTTTTAGAGGCGACGTGATGGGTGTGTTTTTAATTGATGGATTATCAGTCGTTGAAAGCAGACGTGAATTTTACGTGAACGGTGAACTAGTAGAAGATGAAAACATATATGAAGTTGGGACGCTCGACATGTATTCATTTGGTCGATTCTTCCCACACTTTAATTCGTTAAATAAGACGTATTACATTCCAGAATTTTTAAGAGATATCGTCGACATTTATAAAGATGATTTAATAATTTCAAAAGAATTTTGACTTTTTAAAACATAAAGTCTATAATGAAATGCAATTCGAAAATAAAGCAATTAAATACAAGTAGAGGTGCACATGACACTGGTAAAAGTTGGAGTAGCCATACTGTGAAGACTTTGAAGAGGGATTGTGCCGAAATGGTAAAGCTGGACACTTTGCTGTTGGGACTTCGTTTAATAGATGAAGTACTGTCATGATTATCATGGTGCGCTACATTTGTTAAACACAAGTGGAAAGCACTTGTGTTTTTTTGTTATATAAGATTAGGAGTAGATTTGAATGGATTTAATTTTAAACTGGACGTATATTTCACTTATCCCACCACTCATTACGTTAATACTCGTCCTATTAACGCGACGTGTAGATTTAAGTTTAGGTGTTGGGATCATTACTTCAGCAATTGTCATAACACAAGGTAACGTCGGAGAAATGGTTGCTAAGATTTGGCAAACGTTTATCGATTTAATTATCGAAGACGGCTGGTTAAATACGTGGAGTGCGTATATTTTAATCTTCTTAGCATTACTTGGGATTATGAGTGCATTTATGAGTATGTCAGGCGGAGCGAGAGCATTTACGAGCTACGCGATGACAAAAGTTAAAACGCGTACTGGAGCACTTTTATTAAGCGGTATACTCGGCATTATTATTTTTATTGATGACTATTTTAGTGCGATTATTACACCTCAAGTATCTAAGCCGTTAACGGACAAATATAAAGTATCACGCGCGAAACTTGCGTACGTTGTCGACACGACAGCATCCCCAATTGCAGTGATC
Above is a genomic segment from Nosocomiicoccus massiliensis containing:
- a CDS encoding bifunctional metallophosphatase/5'-nucleotidase is translated as MKKQIRIYHTNDIHSHFDNYHAIVEYIKPRKDENTLYVDIGDHVDRSHPYTEATIGRGNVERLNDALCDVATIGNNEGITLTKSELKNLYNEADFEVICANLRDEHGLLFPPYTIKRIGDIRIGFIAATVEFTPFYKALALDVEGAFYYIKEYLKEMKRHCDAVVMLSHLGKYDDERLAEECPEIDVIIGGHTHHTLPENYKVNKTTLTAAGRFGEYFGCVDLEFTDYNLTDVSTRLIETDLLSNRYDEFYDVGKEMLNTTVKHDVLAIERTLYTMNWFTYTLLQMIQKYTQTDISIIHAGLIAAEFRGGEMTKYHVHKVLPHAINLIKVEMTGRDLKDMYYTASAQEYKDEIIKGLGFRGDVMGVFLIDGLSVVESRREFYVNGELVEDENIYEVGTLDMYSFGRFFPHFNSLNKTYYIPEFLRDIVDIYKDDLIISKEF